In Candidatus Thermoplasmatota archaeon, the sequence GGCGCCCGTCGGGGCGACCGCGTCGGGTTGGGGCACGTAGCAGTTGTCTTCGGGTCCGCCGATGCGGACGAGCTTGCCGGGGAGGTCCTCTCCCCACGGGGCGTAGCCGTATCCGCCGTCGGAGCATGTCGATCGGACCACGAGGGGCCCGTCGTGCGTCACGACCATGAGCCGGATGCCGTGGGAGGAGCGCACTTGGGCTTGCGCAAAGCCGGCGCGGATGGAGGGTAGTTGGTGCTCGACGGTTTCGAGCAAGAGCTTGGCGCAGGCGGCCACGCGCTCCATTTCGACGAGCGCGGCGATGGCGGCCATGCGTTCCGCGTCGGCTTCGGAGGGGTCCGCGAGGGCGCTTGCTTCGAGGAACCACGCGTGGTCCTCCGGTGCGACGGCGGACCAGGCGAGCTTGACCTGCCGGTCGCAGTGGTTGATCGTGGTGAGGATGGCGCCGGCGGCGGCCTGGACCTCCGTCGGAAGACGCGCGGCCTCGAGCTGGACGCGGGCGCGGTCGGCTTTCGTGAGCGGGACGCCAAGCTGGGCGTACATTTCGAGCAAGGCCTGCGAGAGGGAGAGGGGCATCGGCGCCGGCGCGCTGGGCAAGGTGAGGCCCGCGAGGGCCGCCGCGCGGGTCATGGCCTCCGACGCGCGGTTGACGTTGGAGAGCGCCTCGATGTGCACGGCAAGCGAGACTTGCGCGCTGACGACCGCGGCTTGCTGCGTGACGGGAAGGACCGAGGCGACGACGACGAAGCCCAACGCAATGGCGGCGACCTTCATGTTCCCACCCTCGACCGGCGAGCGTCTGAGGGTCACCGTATATAGCGGTTGCTGCGGGGAACCGAGGTCCGGAAAACCTGGGGCACAAAATGCAGCTTGACGGGTGAAGCTCGGCGCGACAGTAAAGAGGCAAGGTAGAAGAGGGGGGTGGTTTGGGGCGGCTTGGGCGCCCGAAGCCTCGACCGGTTCGAGGCCGTACAGAAGGTTCGGATTAGGGTTACGTGCCGGCACGCGCACGTCCTGTCCATGGCAAGGCCCGTTGGCGTCGACGGCGATCCGGACCCATGGCGTCCGCGGACGGGGTCCGCCCGGCGCCGCTACCCTCTTTTGCGGAGGGAAGCCTTGCTTCTGCTGCCGGTCCGCGGGCGGATCCTTGAATGCGTCGCGAGGTCGCCGGGCCTGCGCCCGGGCGAGATCGCAAAGCGTCTTGGCCTCGATTACAAGACGGTCGACTATCACCTCCGCATCCTTCGCCGCTTCGGGCTCGTGACGGAGGCGCGCGTTGGCGTCGGCCGCCACGTCTATCCCGCCCTCTCCGAGGCTTCTTGGGAACGGTTGCCCGTCTTGCTTCAACCGACCCGCCGCGCCCTCTTCGCGCTCGTGCGGGCAAAACCAGGCGTGCGGTTGTCGCAGGCGGCGCGTGAGCTTGGCGTGAGCAAGGCGACGGCGCATCACCACGCGCGGCGCCTTGCCGCGTGGGGCCTCCTCGTGCCCGACGCGGAAGAGGGCCTCCGAAGCGCCCTTGGCGAGGAGTCCGCGGCAGGCGCCGCGATACGTTGAAGCCGAGGGGCTGCGTGTCGAGAACGTGCCACGCACGGTTTCGCTGCAGGCCTACCGCCGCCTCACGCTCGTCACGACCGTGGCCGGGGCGTTCTTGTTTGGCCTCGGGTTGATCGTCC encodes:
- a CDS encoding helix-turn-helix domain-containing protein; the encoded protein is MLLLPVRGRILECVARSPGLRPGEIAKRLGLDYKTVDYHLRILRRFGLVTEARVGVGRHVYPALSEASWERLPVLLQPTRRALFALVRAKPGVRLSQAARELGVSKATAHHHARRLAAWGLLVPDAEEGLRSALGEESAAGAAIR